The Patescibacteria group bacterium sequence TCGGTTCCCCTTGAGCTGAATGCGTGTATGCATCCACATGTTATGTCGCCAAAAAATCAGCGCATTCTGCTTCGCGCAATCAATGAGAAGCCATCAACGGGAGAACGGTTTTCTTCTGTGAGGGGTTTAATGGCCGATCTCGAAGGATGATGTGTGTATGTTTGATC is a genomic window containing:
- a CDS encoding type II toxin-antitoxin system RelB/DinJ family antitoxin; amino-acid sequence: MPQPRMTQIQVRIETKTKNAVRNILDDLGLDMSTAIKMFCKQIERTQSVPLELNACMHPHVMSPKNQRILLRAINEKPSTGERFSSVRGLMADLEG